Sequence from the Actinocatenispora sera genome:
ACCGCCGGCCGACCCGGTGGCACATGGACCGGGGCGTCACCGGAGCGGCCGGTCGCCGGGTACCAGCGCGGTTGTCCCGGCAGACCCGAGTTGGACGATCGGTTCGGTTCGGGGCCGGGCGCGCACTAGTCTCGAGGCGTGCGGCGGTGCTGTCGGCGGCACCGGCGACCGTGCGGCGCCAGGGAGAGCGATGAGCGACGAGCCCGAACCGATCAGCGCCAGCGAGCGGGAGGCGCTGCAGCGCGAGCCGACCGACCTGCACGCGCAGCGTGCCGAGCCGGCGGCCGGCTGACCGGCGGTACCGGTGCGGGAGGTGCGGATGCCCGGAGACGTGACCACGACGCAGCGGGTCGCGCAGGCGATGGTCACCGCGCCGAGCACGCACGGCACCGCCACCACGGTGGCGCAGCTGCGCCGGTACTTCGCCGACGACCACGTGCACCTGGCGCTGATCGTCGCGGCGGACGGCCGGCTGGTCAGCACGGTGGAACGCGCCGACCTGCCCGCGGCGCTGCCCGACGCCACCGTGGCCCGGTCGGTCGGGACGCTCGCCGGCCGTACCGTCGGCCCGGACGATCCGGTGGAGCGGGCGGCGGCGATCCTGGCGCGCCAGCAGCGCCGCCGGTTGGCCGTCGTGGACGGCTCCGGGCGGTTGCTCGGGCTGCTGTGCCTCAAGCGCAGCCGTACCGGCTTCTGCTCGGACGCCGACATCCGCGCCCGTGCCGCGGACCGCCACGGCTGCGACCCCGGGCCGGACCCGCCGTCGTAACCGCACCGGGCCGGCCGGCGCACGGGATGCGGGCGTGCCACCCCGGCGCGAGGATCGCGCGCCACCGCGCCACCGCGCCACCGCGCCACCGCGCCACCGGTACCCGGCATTCCGGCAACGGACGCGCGGTCGCCGGGGCCGTGCGGTGCGGATGTTAGGGGCAAAACAACCGTCATCGGATCCTGAACACCAAGCCGGGCAAGCGATCCGATGCCCGGGATCGCGCGCCGTTCGGAGTCTTGACGGCCGCAACGGCCGATGCCAGGGTGAGCACGAACCGAACCGGGCCCCCACATTCCGGCCGGCACCACGTCGCGGCCGCGGCCCGCTCCGAGTGATCCGGTACGACGCGAGGAGGACGGCATGGCGATCGGTGGCGGCCCGGGCGAGACGACGCCGGGCAACGGTGCGGCACCCGGTATCGAGCATCGGGACGGCGGCGAACGCGGAATCGGCAGGCAGGGGGTCACCCGGCGCAGCGCCCTCGTCGGCGGTGCCGCCCTCGTCGCCGGCGCGGGGCTGCTGGGCGCGGCCCCCGCGTACGCCGACGACCCGGCCGACGCGACCCGCTCCGGCTCGCACGATCTGTCGCCCCGGCAGCAGGCCGGCCAGCGGGTGATCTGGTCGTACCCGGGGCTCACGCCGCCGCAGGAGCTGTTCGACGCGATCCGGGCCGGGCTGGTCGGCGGCGTCATCTTCTTCGGTGAGAACATCGACCGGAACGACCGCAGCCAGATCCAGGGCGTGACCAGCGCGCTGGCCCAGGCACAGGTCGACAGCGGCATCCGGTACCCGATGCTGATCATGACCGACCAGGAGGGCGGCATCGTCCAGCGGCTGCCCGGTGCGCCCGGCATCTCCGAGAAGCAGATCGGTGAGTCGGCCGACCCGGTGGCCACCGCGACCTCGGCGGGCACCGGCGCGGCGGAGAATCTGCTGGACGCCGGGATGAACTGCAACCTCGCCCCGGTACTGGACGTCTACCGCGAGGCGGGGAACTTCGACGACCGGTTCGGCCGCTCGTACAGCATGGATCCGGCCGTCTGCGGCGCCTGCGGTGCCGCGTCGATCGTCGCCCAGCAGCGGCTCGGCGTGGTCACCACGGCCAAGCACTTCCCCGGCCTCGGCGCCGCGACCAGGGACGCGAACACCGACCTCGGCCCGGTCACGCTGAACCTGTCCCGGTCCGACCTGCGCAGCATCGACGAGCTGCCGTTCCAGTACGCCATCGGCGCCCAGGTGGACATGGTCATGACGTCCTGGGCGACCTACCCGGCGCTGGACCCGGACCTGCCGTCCGGCCTGTCGCCCAGCATCGTGCAGGGCGAGCTGCGGCACCGGCTGAAGTTCCGCGGCGTCACCATCACCGACGCGATCGAGGCCGGCGCGCTGGACGCGTTCGGCGGTACCGGGGAGCGCGCGGTGCTCGCCGCGGCCGCCGGCATGGACATCCTGCTGTGCTCCGCCCGCGACGTCAGCCAGGGCCAGGACGCGGTGGACGCGCTGCACGAGGCGATCGCGAGTCGCCGGCTCAACCGCGGCCAGGCCAACCAGGCGCTGGAGCGGGTCATCGGCCTGCGCCGCCGCCTGCACTGATCCACCGCTCCGCCGCTGACCGTCACGATCGCCGACTGTCCGGCGTGCGTCGGGCGGGCCGGCGGGGCCACCGGTCAGGCGGGCTCGGGTCGACGGGGCCGTCGGGTCAGGCGGGCTCGGGTCGGCGCGGCCGTCGGGTCAGGCGGGTTCGGGCCGGCCGGTGAGCCGGCGGGTGGCCGGGCCGAGCCCGAGTCCGGCCGCGACGGCGAGGTCGTCGCCGGTGTCCACGTCGCAGCGCAACGACGGTGACCCGGCGCCGATGCGTACCGCGCCGGTGGCCGCGTGCGCGGCCGCGGAGCCGACGCCGAAGTGCGGGTCGAGCGGCTGTCCGGGCGCGGCGAGCAGCAGGGTGGTACCGACGCCGGGCCGGTCGGCGCAGAACGCGCGCCGGCCGTCCGCCTCGGCGATCGCCGCCGCCAGCTCGGCCGGGCGCAGTGCGGGCAGGTCGGCCTGCAGCGCCCCGACCGTACCGGCCGGGCTGCGCAGCCGCTCGGCGCCGAACGCCAGCGCCGCGTTGAGCCCCGGCAGCCCGCGCTCGTCGACGCACTCGACTCCCGTACCCGACAGCGCGTCCGGCACCCGCTTGTCCTCGCAGATCACCAGGATCCGGTGCACCCCGGCGGCCCGCGCGGCCGCGGTCACGGTGTCCAGCAGCAGCGCGAGGACCAGGCCGGGATGCTCGTCGCTTCCGACCACCCCGCGCAGCCGGGTCTTGGCCGCGTCCAGCCGCTTGATCGGGACGACCAGATCAACGCCGTGTGCCGCAGGACTCATCGATCTCCTTCACCTGGCCCCGGGGGAGCGTGCCACCGGGCGACCGCGGCTACCGCGGGACGAGCGCGAGCACCTCCCGCAGCCGGTGGACGTGCTCGTGGTCGCCCGGGTCGTCGCAGTCGTCGTACGGATCGTAGTGGACCGCCCGGATGCCGGCCGCCTGTGCGCCCCGCACGTCGGCCGGCACGGTGTCCCCGACGTGTACCGCGTGCGCGGCGTCGACGCCGACCCGCTCCAGCGCGGCGCGAAACAGCCGCGGGTCCGGCTTGTCGAAGCCGACGATCGCGCTGTCGAGCACCGCGTCGACCGGTACACCAGGGCCGTCGCCCTCCTGGCACATCCGGGCGTCGAGCAGCATCTGCGCGATTCTGCCGTCGGCCTGGGAGACCACCGCGACGCGCAGGCCGGCCTCGGTCGCCGCGGCGAGCGCCTGCCTCGACGCCGGATCCGGCGCGTGCCACATGTTGCGGGTGCGGGAGATCGCCAGGTACTCCTCGGCGCAGGTGCGCCACCGCTGCTCGGGCACGCCCGCGTACCGGGGGAGCAGTTCGTAGTAGTCGCGCGGCTCGCCACGGCTCGGGAACGCCGCGTTGTAGGCGGCGAAGTGCACCCGGAGGAACTTCTCGGGGGTGTCGACGCCGCCGTGGCGGGCGATCACCGGGGTCAGGAGCTCGGCGTTGGGGAGCAGCAGCACCCCACCCACGTCGACGAGCAGGGCCCGGCGCACGGCGCTCGGTGCTGGGCGATGGTGCTGGTGGTTCATGGGCGGTCATCCGATCTTCATTGAAAAATTGCCAGAGTTTTAGCTAGGTTTTGAAAGTATTGACGACCGCGGCCCGGCGTGCAACGATCGGCCGCAGCCGCTGCCGAGGGGGTTGGCATGTCCTGGAGAAGGTCACCGACGATCTCTCGCCGTCGAGCACTGCCGAAACGCTCCGCCCTGGGCCTGATCATGGCGGTGCTGCTGGCGGGCAGCCTGGCCACGGCCCCCGCACAGGCGTCCCCCGGGAGGTCCGGCTCGCCGGGCTGGGGCAGCCCGGCCGACAGCTGGCTTCCCCAGCCCAACGAGACCCCGCCGGACAACGGTCTGGCGCTGACCCCGCCGATGATCTTCAACGCGTGGATGACCAAGGGCTGCAACATCTCCCAGCAGACGTTCGTCGACGCCGCGAACACGCTGGTCGACTCGGGCCTGGCCGCCGCGGGCTACGACTACGTCGCCATCGACGACTGCTGGTCGGCCGCCGAACGCGACGCCGACGGCAACCTCGTGGCAGACCCCGCCAAGTTCCCCAACGGAATGCGGTGGCTCGGTGACTACCTCCACGCGCGCGGACTCAAGTTCGGGATCTACGAGGACGCCGGCACCACCACGTGCGCCGGCTATCCCGGCAGCTGGGGCCACTTCCAGCAGGATGCCGACACCTTCGCGTCGTGGGGTGTCGACCTGTTGAAGTTCGACGGATGCAACCTGCCGTCGATCGCCGGCCAGACCGCCGACCAGGTGCTCGAGACGGCCTACACGCGGATGGCGGAGGCGCTGCGGGCGAGCGGTCGCCCGATCGCCTACTTCGAGTCCGCCCCCTGGTACGCCCACGATCTTCCCGCCGCGCTGGAGTGGGCGAGCCGGATCGGCAACCTCTGGTACAACCCGGCCAACGGAAGCGTCGAGTCGGCGCGGTACGCCGGACCAGGGCACTGGAACTTCGCCACGACCCTGGCACCGCAGCTCTCGTCTAGCCTCGCCGAGAAGCGGGCAGCGGTCAGCATGGCGGCCGAACTCGCGTCCCCGCTGGTCTTCAGCGCCGACATGGCGACGTTGACGGCCGCCCAGGCCAAGGTCCTCGCCAACCCCGCGGTGATCGGTGTCGATCAGGACCCGTACGGCGCGCAGGGCACCTCGGTCGGCCACCAGGGCGACGTGCAGGTGCGGTCCAAGCCGCTCGCCAACGGCGACATCAGCGTCCTGTTCTCCAACAACGGCGACACCAGCGAGCGGGCCAGCCTGACCGCGGCGCAGGCGGGCTTCTCCATCGACGCCCCCGCCTACTCGCTCGACAACCTGTGGACGGGCACGAAGACCCAGTCGGCCGGTACCATCTCGGCCGACGTGCCGCCGCACGGCGTCGTGATGTACCGGGTGACGCCGCTGCGCAAGGCGGCACCCACCGCGGCGCCCGCCACCGACCTCGCGGTGCGCGGTTCCGGATTCAGCACCGGAAGCACCGGACCGGTCACCGTGACCGTCACCAACGACGGCGTCCAGTCGCTCAAGCACGTCACGCTGTCGGTGACGCTGCCCTCCGGTGGCACGGTCACCCCCACCTCACCGGTGGCCGTACCGGAGATCGCGCCGGGAGCCTCGTGGCGGGCCACGTTCACGGTCACCGTCGCTGCTGCCCCGCGGGCGGCGAGGTCGAGATCGACGCAACCGCGGTCTACCGGGTCCCGCCGACACCGTCCGCGCCGTCCGGGCCGAAGCGGCGATCGCACGGGGCGGGGTTCTCGCCCTCGCTGACCCCGTACGCGCACCTGTCCGACGGGTTCGACAACGTCGGCATCACCTCCGACTCCGACACGGTCCCGGCGGGGTTGGACGGTGGCTTCGACGGCAGCGGCGGCACCTACAGCCAGGAGTCGTTGGACGCCGCGACCGGGTTGAACGGCGCGGTGCTGTCCGACGGCGCCTCGCCCGGTGCCACCATCGACTACCAGGGCACGCGGTTCACCATGCCCGACGTGCCGGCGAGCAGGAAGGACAACCTCGCCTCGGCCGGTCAGATCATCTCGCTCCACGGCACCGGGGAGGCGGTCGCGCTCCTCGCGGCCGGCGCGGGCGCGGCCTCGGGCACCATCACGATCAACTACACCGACGGCAGCTCGTCGGCCGCGACCATCTCCGTGCCGAGCTGGTACTACAGCGGCCAGGCCACCGGGAGCGCGGTACCGGTGGTGCAGACGCTGGGCCGCAACGCCGGCAAGGGCCACGTCCACCCGAACTACAGCTTCGATCTGTACGAGGTGACGGCGCCGATCGCCCAGGGTAGGACGGTCGCGTCCGTCGTGCTGCCCGACAACCGGAAGCTGCACGTGTTCGACCTCGCGCTTGCCGCCCGGGCGCCGGTGAAGCCGGTCTTCGCCAGTGTCGAACAGGCCTACGACAACATCGCGATCACCGACGAGGCGGCCCCGAACCCACCCGCGCTCAACGGCGGCTTCGACGGCGGGGGAAGCACCTTCTCCCAGCAGGCGCTGAACGCGGCCACCGGCCTTGACGGGGCCACCCTCTCCGACGGCGCGTCACCGGGCGCCACGATCACGTACGGCGGGACGGCGCTGACGATGCCCGACGTGCCGGCGGGCGAGGTGGACAACGTCGTGGCGGCCGGCCAGACGATCAAGATCTCCGGTACGGGATCGGCCGTGGCCCTGCTCGCCTCCGGCGCCGGAGCCGCGACCGGAACGGTCACCGTGACCTACACCGACGAGACGACGTCGTCGACGCAGGTGTCCGTGCCGAGTTGGTACTTCCACGGGCAGGCGACCGGCGACGCCGTGCCGGTCGTGCAGACCTTCGGCCGGAACAAGAGCACCGGCCTGGTGAACACCGCCTACACCTACGATCTGTACCTGCTCAGCGTGCCCGTGCCGGCGGGCAGGACGGTCGATTCGGTGACGCTGCCGGACAACGGCCAGCTCCACGTGTTCGCCATGACGGTGACGCCGTAGTGGCTCCCTGCGCGGGCCGCCGCACCGGTCGGGCACAGTAGAGGTCTCGGACCCTCGCCGGGCCGCGGTGGATGCCACGGCCCGGCGGTCCGGACCGTCGCGATCGGGGGGAACATGATGCAGGACGGCTCCACGCCGGGGGCCGAGGTGCCGACGGTGCTCGAACGGATCGCGGCGGCACGACCCACGTTCTCGGCCGGCCTGATCCGGGTGGCCGACGCGATCTCGCGCAGCCCCGAACTGACGGCGAACATCGGGATCGTCGAGCTTGCCCAGGCGGCGGGCACCTCGGTGGGTACCGTGACCCGGTTCTGCCGGGTGATCGGCCTCGACGGGTACACCGCGCTGCGGCTGGCACTCGCCACCGAGCTCGGGCAGGCGGCAGCCGATCTGGACGCCGATCCCACCGGAGAGATCGAGCCGTCCGCGAGCGCCCGGGACACCGTCAAGCTGATCGCCGCGTCCAGCGTCAACGCCATCCGCCGTACCGCCACGCTGCTGGACACCGAGGCGCTGAACCGGCTCGCGGTCGCCGTCGACGAGGCCCGGCAGGTGCAGATCTTCGCCTTCGGTGGCAGCGCGCAGATCGCGCGCTATCTCGCCGACCAGCTCGTCGGCATCGGCGTCGTCACGCTCACCTCGCCCGACGTGACCACCGCGGCCGCGCACGCGGTCACCCTCGGGCCCGGCGATGTGGCGATCGCGATCAGCCACTCGGGTACCGCGCAGCAC
This genomic interval carries:
- a CDS encoding CBS domain-containing protein → MPGDVTTTQRVAQAMVTAPSTHGTATTVAQLRRYFADDHVHLALIVAADGRLVSTVERADLPAALPDATVARSVGTLAGRTVGPDDPVERAAAILARQQRRRLAVVDGSGRLLGLLCLKRSRTGFCSDADIRARAADRHGCDPGPDPPS
- a CDS encoding glycoside hydrolase family 3 N-terminal domain-containing protein translates to MAIGGGPGETTPGNGAAPGIEHRDGGERGIGRQGVTRRSALVGGAALVAGAGLLGAAPAYADDPADATRSGSHDLSPRQQAGQRVIWSYPGLTPPQELFDAIRAGLVGGVIFFGENIDRNDRSQIQGVTSALAQAQVDSGIRYPMLIMTDQEGGIVQRLPGAPGISEKQIGESADPVATATSAGTGAAENLLDAGMNCNLAPVLDVYREAGNFDDRFGRSYSMDPAVCGACGAASIVAQQRLGVVTTAKHFPGLGAATRDANTDLGPVTLNLSRSDLRSIDELPFQYAIGAQVDMVMTSWATYPALDPDLPSGLSPSIVQGELRHRLKFRGVTITDAIEAGALDAFGGTGERAVLAAAAGMDILLCSARDVSQGQDAVDALHEAIASRRLNRGQANQALERVIGLRRRLH
- the cofC gene encoding 2-phospho-L-lactate guanylyltransferase — its product is MSPAAHGVDLVVPIKRLDAAKTRLRGVVGSDEHPGLVLALLLDTVTAAARAAGVHRILVICEDKRVPDALSGTGVECVDERGLPGLNAALAFGAERLRSPAGTVGALQADLPALRPAELAAAIAEADGRRAFCADRPGVGTTLLLAAPGQPLDPHFGVGSAAAHAATGAVRIGAGSPSLRCDVDTGDDLAVAAGLGLGPATRRLTGRPEPA
- a CDS encoding HAD family hydrolase codes for the protein MNHQHHRPAPSAVRRALLVDVGGVLLLPNAELLTPVIARHGGVDTPEKFLRVHFAAYNAAFPSRGEPRDYYELLPRYAGVPEQRWRTCAEEYLAISRTRNMWHAPDPASRQALAAATEAGLRVAVVSQADGRIAQMLLDARMCQEGDGPGVPVDAVLDSAIVGFDKPDPRLFRAALERVGVDAAHAVHVGDTVPADVRGAQAAGIRAVHYDPYDDCDDPGDHEHVHRLREVLALVPR
- a CDS encoding NEW3 domain-containing protein, which translates into the protein MSWRRSPTISRRRALPKRSALGLIMAVLLAGSLATAPAQASPGRSGSPGWGSPADSWLPQPNETPPDNGLALTPPMIFNAWMTKGCNISQQTFVDAANTLVDSGLAAAGYDYVAIDDCWSAAERDADGNLVADPAKFPNGMRWLGDYLHARGLKFGIYEDAGTTTCAGYPGSWGHFQQDADTFASWGVDLLKFDGCNLPSIAGQTADQVLETAYTRMAEALRASGRPIAYFESAPWYAHDLPAALEWASRIGNLWYNPANGSVESARYAGPGHWNFATTLAPQLSSSLAEKRAAVSMAAELASPLVFSADMATLTAAQAKVLANPAVIGVDQDPYGAQGTSVGHQGDVQVRSKPLANGDISVLFSNNGDTSERASLTAAQAGFSIDAPAYSLDNLWTGTKTQSAGTISADVPPHGVVMYRVTPLRKAAPTAAPATDLAVRGSGFSTGSTGPVTVTVTNDGVQSLKHVTLSVTLPSGGTVTPTSPVAVPEIAPGASWRATFTVTVAAAPRAARSRSTQPRSTGSRRHRPRRPGRSGDRTGRGSRPR